In Gorilla gorilla gorilla isolate KB3781 chromosome 12, NHGRI_mGorGor1-v2.1_pri, whole genome shotgun sequence, the following are encoded in one genomic region:
- the CALM2 gene encoding calmodulin-2 isoform X1, whose product MADQLTEEQIAEFKEAFSLFDKDGDGTITTKELGTVMRSLGQNPTEAELQDMINEVDADGNGTIDFPEFLTMMARKMKDTDSEEEIREAFRVFDKDGNGYISAAELRHVMTNLGEKLTDEEVDEMIREADIDGDGQVNYEEFVQMMTAK is encoded by the exons AATTCAAAGAAGCTTTTTCACTATTTGACAAAGATGGTGATGGAACTATAACAACAAAGGAATTGGGAACTGTAATGAGATCTCTTGGGCAGAATCCCACAGAAGCAGAGTTACAGGACATGATTAATGAAGTAGATGCTGATG GTAATGGCACAATTGACTTCCCTGAATTTCTGACAATGAtggcaagaaaaatgaaagacacaGACAGTGAAGAAGAAATTAGAGAAGCATTCCGTGTGTTTGATAAG GATGGCAATGGCTATATTAGTGCTGCAGAACTTCGCCATGTGATGACaaaccttggagagaagttaacagatgaagAAGTTGATGAAATGATCAGGGAAGCAGATATTGATGGTGATGGTCAAGTAAACTATGAAG AGTTTGTACAAATGATGACAGCAAAGTGA